The Nitrospira sp. nucleotide sequence AGACCGACGTTCCCGCATCATAGGGCCCGGACGTTGTCAGGACTTGATCTCCATTCACGATCGAGATATTGGCGCCCTCACGCGACCAAAATGGTTTTCGGACATAGGCGGGGCAATCCCCCGGTCCTGAAAAGAAGGCGGGCAACAGATTCGGGTGATCGGGATACCACTCCCACAATAATGCCAGCAGCCCTTTATGACTGAGCAGCTGTTTCCAGGCCGGCTCCAGCACCAGCATCGAAGACCTGGACAGCTCCGCGGCAAAGGCGTCCTGACAGAGCCATTCCCAGGGATAGAGCTTGAAGAGCACCGAGATAGGCTCGTTCCGGCAATCCACAAACCGCCGACTGCCCGGCTCCCACCCGATCCGCTCAATCGGCAGCGTCTGCACCCGCCACCCGGCCTGATTCGCCGTATCCGCCAGATAGGTCACCGTCTGCCGATCCTCGTCGCTCCCATCCAAGCAGGCCAGATGGAGCAGATCGGTCGAAGCCTGCCGACGGATCTCACGCCATTGCCCGATCAATCGATCATGCAGACGATTGAATTGGTCGGCCGCCGGACAAGCCTCTTGCAGCCATCCCCATTGCCCGACCGCCGCTTCAATCAACGAGGTCGGCGTATCGGCGTTGTACTCCAGGAGTTTCGGCGCCCCCGCCCCGTCATACCAGAAATCAAAGCGTCCATAGAGCGACGGATCCTGCCGCTCCCACGAGTCGATGATGCGCGGCCGCCATCCATCGGGGATCCTGAGATCGGCGAAACGATCGTCGCGGACAATCCGCTCGACCGCATCGACACAGAGCCGATGCAACGAAGCCGTGGCGGATTCCAGGCAATCGATCTGCGAGTCGGAGAACTCATAGGCCGCATCTTCGCGCCAGTAGCCCCCGTCCAGACTGTGATACGTGAGGCCGACCCGGTCGAGTTGCGCGGGCCAGTCGGATCGCGGCTCCATCGCGCGACGGTGCATGACTACGGCCCCTCTTCCGGCTTATAGAACTGACCGCCGGTCACGCCAAATCCGCCACGTTCGCAAGCATCTTTCGCGGCTTCCTCAGGGCAACAGCGTGGCCGATCGTGATCCGGCACCGTGTCCGCGACCAGCGGCACGTCCGGCCCTTGACCGGCCGCAATCCACACCATCTCCCCCATGCCGTCGGCTATCGCCGCCAGACTCACCCGCACCTCAGTCGATTGCCGCAGACGAGGAATCACCGAGCCGGGCACAGGCCCATCCGGCCATTTCTTTACCATGGGGACCTTTCACACACACCAACAGGAGAAAAAGGAAGGGACAGGGAGGCGGGCTGAAGCTCACGGCCTGCCGGGAACGAACGCTCGAACATCTTACACGGATTCCGGGCAGGCGAGGTGAGCCAAATACGCGAACGTGAACAGGGAGATCGACAGACCCGATCATCCGGTTCTTCCGGTGGGGAAACCGTTACGAAGCGCCCAGCACATCCCGGAAGACTCCGGCAAGGTCCTGGAGCGCTTTTCCCCCGTCGCCGATGTAGACCGAACCGTGCATCGTCGCCAGCGTCTTGGGCTGGAGCGCCGCCAGACGGTGCATGGTCGCATCCATGAACGGGCCATAGGGCAGATAATTCGCCAGCGGGCCCTTTTGATATTCCACCAGCACGTCCCGGCAGCGGCCCACAACATCCGATTCCGTCACCGGGTCCCCATTGCCGGCTTGGTGAAGCAGATCCGAACAGAGAAGCGTCCGCTGCGTCTCTTCGAACAACAGCCCCGCGTCCCAGCAATGTGGCACATGCGGCGTCGCCAGAAACCGGAATCGGTACTTGCCCGTCTGCAGCACCTCGCCGTCCGCCATCCCTTTGGCGGGCCGGACCGCAAGACAATCATCCACACTCACGAGCTTGCCCACCAGGCTGCAGACCGCCGTGGCATGCCTGGCCGCCTCCTGCCACTCCGGCAGCGACCCGCACTCG carries:
- a CDS encoding MBL fold metallo-hydrolase, yielding MAQITEVAPDLFRITTFLEPFNLQFSQFLVRDAEPLLFHTGPRALFPAVKEAVGALIDPQSLRWIGFSHFEADECGSLPEWQEAARHATAVCSLVGKLVSVDDCLAVRPAKGMADGEVLQTGKYRFRFLATPHVPHCWDAGLLFEETQRTLLCSDLLHQAGNGDPVTESDVVGRCRDVLVEYQKGPLANYLPYGPFMDATMHRLAALQPKTLATMHGSVYIGDGGKALQDLAGVFRDVLGAS
- a CDS encoding glutathionylspermidine synthase family protein, with product MHRRAMEPRSDWPAQLDRVGLTYHSLDGGYWREDAAYEFSDSQIDCLESATASLHRLCVDAVERIVRDDRFADLRIPDGWRPRIIDSWERQDPSLYGRFDFWYDGAGAPKLLEYNADTPTSLIEAAVGQWGWLQEACPAADQFNRLHDRLIGQWREIRRQASTDLLHLACLDGSDEDRQTVTYLADTANQAGWRVQTLPIERIGWEPGSRRFVDCRNEPISVLFKLYPWEWLCQDAFAAELSRSSMLVLEPAWKQLLSHKGLLALLWEWYPDHPNLLPAFFSGPGDCPAYVRKPFWSREGANISIVNGDQVLTTSGPYDAGTSVFQQYMPLPVFDGWHPVIGSWVIGDQPAGIGIREDRGLIHGNQSRFVPHCVEKGLSVL